TAGGTGATGCATTCTATCTTAGGATGCTGCTCATGGTTGTTAAAGGCGCATTTAATTATGCTGATGTTAGAACCTATGAGGGTATTGTGTACAACACATTTCGAGAGGCTTGCCAGGCACGTGGGCTGATTGGCGATGATAGTGAGTGGGCATCTCTATTTGATGAGGCTGTTCAGTGGGCAAACGCATTCCAGCTTAGAAGCATATTTATGACAGTTTTGGTATTCTGTGATGTGGGCAATGTGAGAGCACTTTTTGATGCCTATTGGAAATATATGGCTGATGATATTAAGTACAGGATGCAGAGAAATATTGGTAATCCTGTGTATGTTGTTCCAGACAACGTGCTATTGTCAGGTCTATTGAGAGAACTATCTTCGATGTTTTCGAATAATGGACTTTCTATGTCTTCCTACGATCTGCCTCCACCTTCTGACCTTACACATGATGAGGGTTCTAATAGGTTAGTTCTCGAAGAATTATCCTATGACAGGACAGCACTGGCTGCTGAAGCAACAGCTATGTCTTTGGCGCTTAACAGCGAGCAGCGTGCTATTTATGACACTGTGATACACAATGTGTGCCAACGCCAGTCCGTTGTATACTTCGTGTCTGGACATGGTGGCACAGGCAAGACTTTTTTGTGGAGGACGATTCTTGCAAGGCTTAGGTCCCAGGATCATATAGTTTTGGTTGTTGCATCTTCAGGAGTTGCTGCTTTGCTAATGCCTGGAGGGCGAACAACCCATTTGAGGTTTAGAATACTGCTAGATATACATGATAGAAGTATGTGCAATATAGGTAGAGGGACCATATTGGCTGCCCTTATACAGAAGACATCACTGATTATTTGGGACGAAGCGCCCATGACACATAGATTTTGCTTTGAAGCACTGGACCGAACTCTTAGAGACTTGCTCTCTGCTGATGACCCCTCCAACACAAACAAACCCTTTGGTGGTGTGCCTGTACTATTAGGTGGTGATTTCAGACAGGTGCTTCCTGTAATTCAGGGAGCGGATCGTTCTCAAATATTGAATGCTTCCCTAATCAGATCACCTCTCTGGAAACATGTCCAAGTACTAAAATTAACAATTAACATGCGTCTTTCCAACCCAACACTCACCCCCATAGAAAAAACCTGTATGTCTCAATTTGCGCAGTGGGTGTTAGATGTAGGTGAGGGGAAAGTTTCAGTACATAGAAAGGAAGGAGAGACCGAAGATACATGGATTAGCATACCTAATGATATAGTTTTGCTTCCAGAGGGTGACAAAATTTTGGCTGTTATTGATGCTGTTTACAGTGATTTTGGCAGCTCTTTTGCCTCTGTGCCCTACCTAGCACAGAGGTGCATAGTCTGTCCTGTAAACACGGTTGTTGATGAGGTCAATGAAATTATGGTGGACAGAGTGACTGGTGAGTCCAAAGAATATCGGAGCTATGATCAAATTGCAAACTCCATAGAGATGCCATCTGACTACGAGATGTTATACCCGCCTGAAGTGCTCAATTCTATAGTACTCAACAACTACCCGCAGCATTGCCTCTTGCTCAAGGTTGGTATTCCTGTAGTCCTCCTACGGAACATTGACCAAGCCCAGGGACTTTGCAATGGAACAAGGCTACTGATTAGGAGACTAGGAGATTGTATTCTTGAGGCTGAAATTATGACCGGAACCAACATTGGTGCGCTGGTAGGGATACCCAGAATAGTTCTCAATGGCACAAGCCCACGTTGGCCTTTCACATTACAGCGACGGCAGTTTCCTATTAGAGTTTGCTATGCCATGACAATAAACAAGTGTCAAGGCCAAACACTCAAACAAGTGGGTGCATATCTACGGGAACCAGTTTTCACTCATGGGCAACTATATGTTGCTATCTCAAGGGTGACATCCCGTGAAGGCTTGACAATGGTTGTTGAAGATGAGAGAGGCGCTGCAACATCAAACACGAGAAATATTGTTTATAGGGAAATCTTAGACTCTGTGTAACTCTTCTGTGTGGATATTTTGCTTATATGATCTTCTATGTGTATTCTGTCCGTTGTAGCCATGTAGCGTCCATAGGCTCTTTTTCCTGTTTCTGAATATTTTCTTGTGTTCTCGATTTGCCCACACACTTTTCCTTACACTgcagatttatttttctttctcgcTATAACTGTTATCTGCAAACTGTGAATGTAGGATGGCGTGCATTCCATTGAAGAGGGTCTGCCCAGACCATTCCCGCTGGAAAGTCAATGTCAGAGCAGTTAGGTTCTATGAAAAGTTCACAAATGACCAGCCACCGAAGCTGTCCAGATTTGAATTCATCATGTTGGATGAGGAGGTATAGTTTGCTATACACAGCAGCAATGCTTTTTACAGTTCCCCATGTACCTTCCATCACATTAATGATACCTATCTATACTCAGAATGTGGCCATGGAGGCTACCATCCCAGCAAAATGGATTGATGAGCAAAGGCCCAAGCTTATAGAAGGCAGGTTGTACACCATACAATACTTTGAGGTTTGCAATGCAAGAGGAATGTATCGTCCTGTTGATCACCCATATATGGCTCGCTTCACCAAACACACCAGGATCAATGAGGTCAGCGCAGTGCCTCCAAAATCTCCGATGTATGCATGCTCCATCACACCATTTCCTGTGCTCCGTGCTAGAGTGGGTAACAGAGAACAGATGTCAGGTATGATATGCTATTTCTAATTCCAGAACACAGTGTCTCCTGTTTGTTTCTTCCGCTCTACCATACCTAACAATGTTTTTAAACCTGCAGATGCTATAGGCCTTTTTACCAAGTGCTCACGCATGACAAAGCAATCAACAAGACATGGAGTCCAGTCATTAGTCAATGTACACATTACCGATGGCAGGTATCCTCATACGCTTCAGGACATGTGTTCTTATACGCTGTGTAGGCTCTCTCCATAAATACCAGGTCCTCATATAATTCATGCTGGAAATTCCTGTTTTTGCTGAGACAATATTGTACTTGCTCTGTGGGGCTCGCACGCAGAGAGATTCGACGCACAGTCGCTCATGGAAATGAGCAAGAGTAGTCCTGTGGTGCTTCTTTTTCTTGGTGTCACTTCAAACACTTTCGATGGTATGCATCTTTACTATTGTATCAAGAATTGCCCAGATCTTGCCAATTAGCTGAACTTTCGATATCAAATAAGGTCACCTCACGCTTCAGTGCTCCGCAACCTACATGTGGTATGTGAATCTTGAGCTGCCAGAAACAGCGCTGCTGCATCAGAGGTAAATTCCAGAATTATTTGGTCAGCCCATTGAAAGTCTCTAATTAAACAAACTATGTAGACCTCCTTTGTGTTCTGTTGGTGCAATATGCTGATCATTACTTGCACAACCAGTTTTGGAAGTGCTGTTGGGCAGGCATATTGGATAGGTGAGGAGCATCACAATCAGCCTCAGATTACAACTGTCGCTGAACTTTCAGCCATCGAAAATCCGCATGAGGCAGAGGCATGTTTTCTCCCACAGAACATTTTAATTCCCTATTCTGATTTCGGCACAGCGCCTGTTTCACACTTTGTTTCCTTCAGGGCAACAAATACAAAGTCACAGCAAGGATTAAGGAATTAGTCCCAAACCAGCAGTGGTGGTATTTGGCCTGCAACAAATGCAAGAGAACCACAAGGCCGAATGGAGATAGCTATAGATGCTATGACTCCACATGCATTGGCACAGACGCCATTCCAAGGTACACTACTGCAATATTCATCCCCCAGATCACATCGCAGTCCTGTGCAATTGAAATTATACTGACTAAACGAAAAACCTGTTGCAACTTAGGTACAAAATTCCTTTCCTTGCAATTGATCCCGAGGCTGCTGCAGGGATTGAAGAGAAGACAATTGAAATGATCTGTTTCGGAGCAGTTGCGGATGAGATGGTTGGACTAACAGCTGACAACCTTGTGAGTCTTTCCACAGATGTTCAAGGATATATTCCTGAACAGATCAAAAGAATGTATGGTGCCAGATATGACTTCGACCTGAGTGTGCCGAGAGGTGCTGTTCGATTTGGAAAAACAACTTTCAGAATTGATTCTTTCACAAGAATTGCTGAGCTTGAAGAGCAAGCGACTGCTGAAGTGCCACCGCGTATGTATCTGGTTCTATTTAGGTGctgcttttctttttcactgCAAAATTCTGAATGACAGCTAACCTTGCATTTTTCTTGCAGCAGTTGCTACCACGACCGCTTCTGAAGTAATCAAGCCACATGCTGTGTCTGTGCACTCCAGTCAATCTGATCTAGCAACCAGGAATGCCTCTACACCTGTTAAGGTACAACATAACTTCCATTCACCACTGATATCATACATGCCTCTTGCATTTGTAAACTCATAGACAGGATGCTCTGGACAGGCCCGCACTGCAGACACCCATCACGCCCGCCCTTCCCAAGGTCCAGCATCCTTCAAGATTGCTGCCACTCCTATTATTTTGGCAGCCAGTAACCTTATCTCCAATAGCTAAATTTATAACCGATGCAGGAAAAGCGTCCCATTGCTGTAACCAACACAGAAGCGGGGCTTGAGGACAGTGACTGTGAGACCAGGTCACTTCTTTCTCATCTCATTTCCATACAAGCACTTGCCATCCGAGACAAACTCATACCTGATTTCTGTTTTTGGTTTCCAGCATGCCTTTCGAGAAAAAGCCACGTGCAGCAAGGAAACTATCCATGACTGTCAGCGAGGACGATGAGTAGGCAGCCCAGCGTACTAATGTAGATTAAGGCTACAATAGTTATTAGTGTGTACTCTATGACACGTAGTGTATCTAGAGCTTGTGAAACGAGCCCAGATGGCCAGCAACTCAGCCTCTCTGATATGCTGTCGCACtgcctcttttgagcctaaCTATTTGTAGCCTTCTATGCCCAGACTGCAATGTTTGGAATGTGGATTTGCGACTGCGAACTGTTATTAACTGTACTGGTAGTGTGCGATGCATGTCTTGCAACGTCCTCATCCTGCAACGTCGATGGAGGGGTCAGTGCTCTATCTAATTAATTGCTGAGGGACTTAGAATCATCCTGTCATACATCCAAATTCCTATGGCCCAGCCCATTTACTTTGCGGCCCTGTTCCACCAATGTTTCCTTCGATTCCTATTTCTCCATACCAGCCATACCTAGACCAAACCGCCAACAGTATCCACTGGCCGGTTTTGGCCATCTACCTCTCAATAATCGACACGTCGCTGAACTCCTCAGACAGACCTACATATACTGTAGCAGCCTTGGATTCCCTGTTCCTCAACAGCCACCATGGAGCACCACCAGCTgctgaacccaaagaaaagagtTCTCAGGGAGTGGACCGTGCACGGAGCAGCTGCCATGGACCAGGTGGTGATTTGCATTCTCTTTGTGCGACAGATAGAGCCAACCACCTTAGCCTCTTCAGAGATACAGTGCAGATTCGacattctctttttctttcatgAGCACGTTCAACATGTATCAATATTGTACAGAAacatctaatctaatctactagCTGTTCTGCTTTTTCAGATCGAGGGCGATGGTGGCATTGGAAAAAAAGATGCTCGCCTCCAGGCAGCCGTCGAAGATTCGGTCGGCCATGGCATTCTTGGGATCAGGCCAGGCAAACGCGATGTACGTGCGATCATCTCCAAAAAAAAGTTTCTTCCCGCCTCTCTGTAGATCTTTGACATCAATATTCAATTAGCTTCTTTTGTATTTAATGTGTTGGAAACAGGTGGACAACTCGGGCGGCTCCACGGCACACACTGAAGCTTTCTTGCATGCCCCTGTTCTGATCAAGACAGAGATGGAACAGGCAGTAGCTTTTCCAAACCCAAGGCGTGGCCCAGGAGCAGATCTGTTCGGGAATGTTTCAGGCTTCACCGTCAGCAATGCCATGCTCAGCTCTCTCTTCTTTCCTGAAGCTGTCAAAAAAGAAACGGTAATCCACCTATTCCCAATTCTCCCAGGCTTAGATCTGCCACATTTTTCGCTAAACATGCTGTTTTCCCTATCTATATCATTTAACCAGGATCGTTTGTGCTGGAGCAATGAAAAATCCCCTCTTGATCTCTCTGATGACTCTCTCCTGACTTCACCGGTCCTTATAGAGCCTAAGGTATAAACCTATCCTCTCTACTAAATCTATCCACCTTTGAATATGCCTGTGCATTTTTTTCTCCTGCTAATTTAATCtggcattttctaaaaaaatagtgTGGCAGTAACTCAGATGTTGCTTTCAACTATTAACTATGCAAGCTTCTGAGCCCAGAAAAATTAGCTATTAGGGATCCAACCAAATCAGCTAATGGAGTAGTTCATTGCCTGATTGAACCTAGCTAATCCTAGCTAATGGTTTGTAAAATCCTTTTAAACCCTGATCCACACCCCCCCCTCCCCTGAATTAGGCGATAAAAAATTATAGGTTTACCAAATTAGCTAATATCTTATGAATCCAGACATAACCAGCTAATGGTTAGCTATAATAGAAACTGTTATCAATTAGCTACCTAATCATTAGTTGAGAAATATCCAAGCTAGGCCTATCTTCAAAGTAGGAGGTACTCAATCACattatacaaaaaaaaaagtcattgGTGCAGTTTCGAAACACTAAAACGACTAATGTTTGTACGGCAACTaactaaaaaaaatttgtatgcTGTTAATGCAGATGCACAGCGGTGTTCGGGTCTCTCGACGCCTCATCCTCAGCCAGGTTATGGATGGTCTCAAACTGAAAGTGCACAGCTCGGGATATGACTCTACCTTGCAGGGCCTCAACATGGAAACAGCCTGGATGCATGTAGATCTGCCATGTGGAAACAAGCCTGGACCAGATTCAACCACTGTCATCTTTGGTAGTCCACAACCCTCTCAAAGTGAAGCTGATGAAAGTGCATGCCAAGCAGTCCTCAGTTACTACTGCAATGCTAGAGATGTAAGCATCGACGACTTCAGTCACAATGTTCTCAAACTGAAGCAAGAGGAGTTGGATGCAAGCAAATTTTTTTGTGGTGCCATGCAAGATAAAGTAGTTCGTCTGGTTTTGGAGCGTGATGCAGCTCTGGCTGCTGTTCAGAGCCACATTCAGAGTACAGATGTGAAGCTCCATGGTTTAAGTGAGACTTTCATCAAGAAGAAACAGGATGAGCTCAACAATGATTTCTTCTATGAGATCCTGCAAGACAAAGTCACTGATCTACTTCGAGATCGTAATATTCAGAGAGAGCGCTACAACAACTTAGTTCATGGGCTGGCTGCTATCTGTGACAGCTTTAGTGATCTGCTACCGCTCAAAAGGCTTGATGTTGATCAGACCATCTCTGAATTCAGCGACACAGGATTCATCTTTAGCGGCAGTGCAACCAATCCAACTCGCATTAACCAGCTTGCTTTGTCTCTCCTGAAGATCCTGCGTGAAGGGATCATCTATGAGATCAAGCACGCCACCACTCCATACTGTAGGTTACTTAAAATCTCTAAAATCATCTGTTTACTCGGTTATGTTGTGCTTCCACACTCAACTAATCAATGGCCAAATTAATTGACCTTGCAGGAGGACATGGACGTTCCACCCACTGTATATACCCACCTAATGCTACTACCTCTGTCTTGCAATCACAAAGACAGCAGCAGCCTCTTCAGATGATGGTTTCTTTTGCGTGCTTTAGCGTTTGGCACGGATGACTATGGTACAACGCTTTTTTTGGCAGTCGTCTTTTGAAAAACTATTACAGCATTCTTTTGGGTGTTCCAGTGTGACACACCACTTACAACATTAATCCAAAATGTGGTTCCGAGGACAACTTTGTATCAACTGTGCACACAAACTCTTAGAAACCAGCTCCGGAATCATCATCAGCATGCTGCAGCCAGGTACATGATCCGCCTCCTGCACTGAAGATAGCGCTGAACAAGAACCTGCTGATGTCTCCATGCTGGTTTCGCCTTTGTGTGTGTTTGGTTGACCGAAATTGCTGTTACAACTGCACTTCATGGCCTGTTTGGTCTGTACTAGCGCCTATTACCTCAGCATCACAGCTGTAACTGTTGAATGCGGCTAGAAATTTCTGGGTAAACCTGTATCCCAGCTGGCAAACTCTATGTTGCCTGTGATCCTTCTAATTGGAACTCCGCTATGAAGGCACCAATTTATGCTATATTTGACATTTTCAATTTTCTTACagaattttatatttatttatttccatCCCACTGAAAGCGACAACTAAAAGAAAACAAGATGCTTCAGATAGCAAATTTTCATTCCACTTAAACCAAACACATAGTACTACAACAAGAACAACACACAAGAGCAGATAAGCTCCACTACCCATTTTGagccatacaaaacattgttgCAGTTTCTGTTCTACCAAAAACACAACTACAGCCGTCTCAGTTCTCATCCATCCACTCAGTACAAAGGTCTTCCACTGCAGAAGTAGCAGTCCTCCCGCTCTCTTCAGCCCAGACAGCAGCTCCATGAGCAAGTACCCCAATAGACGTCCCTGAAGAACCACTGACGGCGGCAACAGTGATCTGTTCCAGCGCCTGGCGGACCGTCTCCAGATGATCAACTGATTGAACCCAATCAGACTTAAGCATCAGATTGGTCCTGCGAAGACTTTCGTTCTCCTTTCGTAGGCCCTCTGCGTTACTGAAATTGAAATCGTCGATCACAACACCAAAATCGCGCTTTGCCGCAAGAATCAGTGCATCAGCTGCGGCCTCCTCGGCTCCATCCTTCGTCATTGATGCAGAGCCTGTTGCCGAGGGTAAACTCATCAATCTCATCTTCTAGGGGAACAACCACAAAACCCGTTGCCACATAAAGACCATCAGAGCTGCTAAATGAATAGAAAGGGCTGGAGCCCTCTAAAGCCTTGACCACAGCATTCAGAATCATATGGCGAGATACATACGCAATAGCACCTCCATCTACACAGATGCAAAATCACATTACTTGTGGAACGAATTGGAACACAGCACAGTATAGTTTCACCTTCAGATTCCCGGCCCAGAGGTCGGCCGTGCACGCCGGCAACGATCGCCATCACCTGAACGCGGAGACCCTTAGCGGCTCTTCGCAGGCACTTCCACTGGCTCCACACACAAAAGACACAGACCTCTCTTCTGTTCCTACGACACAGCACCACCATCCATTAAAACAAATGCCTTGCCTTGGCTCCAACGAAACCACTGAAACAAACCGACCTCCATGCCTCCATCAAACCGCCTCTGTCCCATCCGTGCCATCCAACCGACCTTTAGGACTCTGCACGACCAATAACAAAACCGGCGTGTAACAGAAGCCCAGCCCAAAAGAACCACGACAGCCAGCAGCAACGGTCTAGCCCAAACTAAGAAAAACTTCAGCCCATACACGGCAGTGAGACCACAGTCAGGGCATCCAGTCCAGCATGGCGTGAGGGGCGCGACGGGAGCACTCGAGCGCTCCCTGGGCGACACGTGTGTGGACAAGCCCGACGCGGGCCCTGGAGACGTCGTCTCCTCCTCGCACGCCGCTTTGGCATCTGGCCCCGCATCGTACCAGGCACGACCGCGCAGCAACGCCTCCCATCAGCTCCGCTCGCCAGCTCTCCCGCTTCAGTGCCGCCCCTCCCACCCCCGCGCGCAGCGCCAGGCCTGCGTggggccatggcggaggcgcCGCCCATCCCCTTCTACCTCCGCCGCGCATGGGACAGACGCGGAGCAGCATGGCGGGGATGCGGCGGCTGGCGCACTGCGGGCAAGAGCAGCGGCGCGGGCCTGCGACGGCCGGTGCGCGGCGGGTGCGcgggcggagcgccgccgccacggccagccGGCGTGCAggtcctccctccccctcgaggtccgccgcccctgctcgagCTTCGCCGCCCCCTTCTCTCCAGCAGCGTCGCCATGGGGGCGGTGCTGGGAGCTCCAATCGGCGTCGCTGGGAGCTCCAGGCGGAGCCCGCCCCCGGCGGCGGTCTCCCTCCGGCCGcgcgagggaggggcggcggttcGCATCTGTGCATGCGGAGGCCGGGAGGCGGAGCGAGGGCGGAGACTGGGAACGCTACGCGCGAGGCAGAGCGATGCGTGGGTCGCGGAGGTGGAGCGATGCCTGCGGCGCGGAGCTGCGGAGGAAGGTGACGAGTGGGTGCGGGTGAATGCTGCTGGCTGCCTAGGGTTCAGGATAATGGGTCATGGGTTTCCTTTACGTGGGTTGCTGTTGGCCCTCATTAAATCCACTGCGGCATTCTAGCCGGCGCGGCGTAGCGCGCGTATGACCTAGTAACCAACAATCATCAAAGGACCAAGCAGCCAAAAACCAAAATCCACACAAGCCGTTCCGTAACCGCCAAGGGCCAAAGCCGCCAACCACTACTGCCTTTATAAATAGGCCCCCTACTATTCCGGAACGAACAGACACGCCCTCCACGCATTTCCACCTCCACCCTCTAGTTGTTGCAGAATCACGAATCAGCCCCTGCGCTTCCCTTTTCGGCAGGCTTTTCCCGCCAGGATGGCCTCCGGTTCAGGAAAGGACCAAGATGACATCCAAACCCAAGAACCGGTACACGGGGAGCGCGACGAGTccagcgacgccgccgccgccgccgtagtcgCAGCAGCCGCCGATGCGGCAGAGGAAGCCGCAGCACCGCCTGCCCCCGCTCCGCCCTCCGAGCGCCCCCAAGAAAGCCCCGTCCATGGGCCACCGGGAGGCGGGGCCGGGGGCGGAGGCCAGAGCCCATCTGCCGCCGTCCcggtggaggcggcgacggTGCCCACCGAGTCGACGCGCATCGATATAAAAAAGGTATTCTACGAACTGTTGCTGGAGAACAAGACGAAACTGGGCCAGGGATCGGCCGACCCGGACGAACCGGAGGGGCGACAGGCGGAGCAGGTGCGATTTCTTGGGTCTTCGAAGTGGGTTCTTGAGCTTTCCTGCTTTCTTGCGATTCGAGAGGTGGAATCTTGTTGTTCTTGCGAAATCTTGGGGATGATTTGGTGTAGTGGAGCCAAGAAATTGCGTATAGCGTCTTAGGAGCGGAATCCTTGAGCAGATGTTTGGGCCAATTTGTCTGTCTGCCTTGATCGATCTTGCAGCGAGTTATGTAGGGGCATGTTCTTGCCCTGTTGTATTCAATATTTTCAGTTCTGTGTGATGTAGTGCTTCCAAGTGTAGTGAAAACTGTTAGGGACAATCTGTGTGTTCATTTGAGATGTCATAAATGGGTGTACTTTCACTAGATCATTGGCCACTTAAATAGCTGGTTTTAGCCCTTGGCTGGTTGATTTCTGAAACTGGCTTACGGCCCAAGCATATTCATATAAATGACCTACAAGACTACAGGAGTTTGTGTTTTGTGATTGCTGATCCCTTGCTTGAATGTTTGATCTCGATGTTTAACTCTGGAGTAGGTGAAACCGCCGAAAACATCACCTGAACAAGTGAAGAAGAAATCGGCCTGGAGCAAGGTTAAAGGAAGCATCAGAAACAGGGTATGGCCTGAGTATTTCTAATCTTTTTTACTTGTGATTGTGGGCTAGTGCGATCACTATTGTGCCAATTTTCGTGTTTGAGATGTGGGATTAGGATGCCTATGTCTTAGTTTATCTGTGCCTATATGAAGCCTTGAGATGATTAAGTCTAATCATGATAAGAAATCTTTGTTCAACCTGGTGCCAGAGATGAAAGAATTGGGAATGTTATGGAAATTCAGTTATCTGTTCTGCTCAGATTCCATGATTCTTGCTTACGCGCCAGCCTCTTCTGTTGATATGGAATTTAAAGAAAAGCAATGATATTGTGTGATGTGTTGAAATTTTTAAAAACATAAGGTGTTCTTGTTTGTGTTTAAATGATGGTCGGTGTGGTGTTTTTTCCTCATTGTACCATAAAATGTGCTGATACGTAATGTTCTGATTCTTCTATAACTTTTGTAATATACCATTGGCCGAGACAATAAGTTCTTGGATATTTTTGTACTATTGTGTAAGTTCCAATATCCATTTCCATTGTTTCCTTGTGCAAACTGTTTGATCTCAGTCTTAATTATTTACGATTGCAGCTAATTCGTGCAAAAATTGCGGATGTTGACCCATTTCTTATGTAACAGTTTTCGGGCAGGATAGGAAAGCAAAAGTGTTGCTCCGATGAAAACTCCATAGTAATGGAACCTCATGTGCATCACGAGGTTTGACTCCATATAAAATTTATGTGCCTCTTCTAATTGTCAAGTATTGGATTGTAACGGGACCAAATTAGCCTTGAATTTCTACCAAATTTTGGAGATGTGACATATGTGTTTTGTTTTCTTTCACAGAATAACAACCAACCACATATCAGCGTAGAGATTACATTTATTAATGGCTTGTAGAAACATTTCATTAAACTGTGGATACTTGAAGGCATAACAAATCGCCATCCAATTTTAAATATGTTTCTTCCTGTTTCAAATCATTATGATTTGAATTCCTTTGGTCATGTGTTTGGTGCAGATAATCCCCATGCTCAGGATCATTCCGCATTACAATCTCCTCGAAATGGTAGCTGGACGAGGAGAACTATTTCTTACAAATGCACTGAACCTTCATCGTGCCTACTATGGATTTAGGCCagtacatggagatggagagtGTTTCTACAGGAGCTTCATATTTTCCTACCTTGTAAGTATCCTTCACCCTTTTCCTTAGAATAAGTATGTTTCACGGTTAACACCTACTTTATGCCACCGTAAAACAGGAGCAAGTTCTTGATAGGCAGGATGCACATGAGGAACGTCGTCTTCTTGCTGTTGTTAAAACACTGGCTAGGCAACATGCGCGCCTTGCATTGACCTCCGAATTTTCCATGACCCACAAGGTTAGCTCACACCCTCTCCAACTTTTGGTGTTTCTGAGATAAACATTCCCAAGGAATGCTTTTCTTGAAGTTGCGTCAAGCTCGATCTGGCATCTCACTTTCCTTTCTTATTTATGATTTGCAGGATATGCACCGTTGTTTCATAGTATTGGCATTCTGCATGCCATCACAATTATACACCCTGTTgacatattcaaatttaaatttactGAAAATGTGACGGTCGAATGCTAACAAATATGCATGTAGAGATCAGTTCGCTTTCACAGAACTCCAGTAGTGGGATATAACAAtagaaataaaagaagacatactTCTTGCTTACACGGATATAATCCACTCATGCTGCTTCGTGTGGTCATCTGATCCAAACGGAAGGAAAAAAATGTTTTCTTTCATGGTACTCCATTATAAGATACTTTCTTTCTTAACTACTATATTATTAAATTTGTGTTTACTGGTTGAAGATTCAAGCTTCTCAGAAGACTGTTATCGTGGTGATATCTGTCCATATGTTGTTCTAAAGGATAAGCATTGTTGCAAGATTTAGTGATTTTCTGATTCTTTCAGGCATTTAAGAAGTTGATAAAGAAAGTAAAGAGATGGAAGCATGTATCAAACAGTCGCaggtttctgaaatgttttgTTTTTCTGCTAGCACATCAAAGTGTTACTGCCCATGAATTTCACTTAAGTTACTGAACATGTGCCTTCTTTTCA
The genomic region above belongs to Panicum virgatum strain AP13 chromosome 8N, P.virgatum_v5, whole genome shotgun sequence and contains:
- the LOC120686439 gene encoding uncharacterized protein LOC120686439 isoform X4, with the translated sequence MYTLPMAERFDAQSLMEMSKSSPVVLLFLGVTSNTFDGHLTLQCSATYMWYVNLELPETALLHQSFGSAVGQAYWIGEEHHNQPQITTVAELSAIENPHEAEGNKYKVTARIKELVPNQQWWYLACNKCKRTTRPNGDSYRCYDSTCIGTDAIPRYKIPFLAIDPEAAAGIEEKTIEMICFGAVADEMVGLTADNLVSLSTDVQGYIPEQIKRMYGARYDFDLSVPRGAVRFGKTTFRIDSFTRIAELEEQATAEVPPPVATTTASEVIKPHAVSVHSSQSDLATRNASTPVKDALDRPALQTPITPALPKEKRPIAVTNTEAGLEDSDCETRSLLSHLISIQALAIRDKLIPDFCFWFPACLSRKSHVQQGNYP
- the LOC120686439 gene encoding uncharacterized protein LOC120686439 isoform X2, encoding MYTLPMAERFDAQSLMEMSKSSPVVLLFLGVTSNTFDGHLTLQCSATYMWYVNLELPETALLHQSFGSAVGQAYWIGEEHHNQPQITTVAELSAIENPHEAEGNKYKVTARIKELVPNQQWWYLACNKCKRTTRPNGDSYRCYDSTCIGTDAIPRYKIPFLAIDPEAAAGIEEKTIEMICFGAVADEMVGLTADNLVSLSTDVQGYIPEQIKRMYGARYDFDLSVPRGAVRFGKTTFRIDSFTRIAELEEQATAEVPPLATTTASEVIKPHAVSVHSSQSDLATRNASTPVKDALDRPALQTPITPALPKEKRPIAVTNTEAGLEDSDCETRSRAMVALEKKMLASRQPSKIRSAMAFLGSGQANAMWTTRAAPRHTLKLSCMPLF
- the LOC120686439 gene encoding uncharacterized protein LOC120686439 isoform X7: MYTLPMAERFDAQSLMEMSKSSPVVLLFLGVTSNTFDGHLTLQCSATYMWYVNLELPETALLHQSFGSAVGQAYWIGEEHHNQPQITTVAELSAIENPHEAEGNKYKVTARIKELVPNQQWWYLACNKCKRTTRPNGDSYRCYDSTCIGTDAIPRYKIPFLAIDPEAAAGIEEKTIEMICFGAVADEMVGLTADNLVSLSTDVQGYIPEQIKRMYGARYDFDLSVPRGAVRFGKTTFRIDSFTRIAELEEQATAEVPPLATTTASEVIKPHAVSVHSSQSDLATRNASTPVKARTADTHHARPSQGKASHCCNQHRSGA
- the LOC120686439 gene encoding uncharacterized protein LOC120686439 isoform X3, whose product is MYTLPMAERFDAQSLMEMSKSSPVVLLFLGVTSNTFDGHLTLQCSATYMWYVNLELPETALLHQSFGSAVGQAYWIGEEHHNQPQITTVAELSAIENPHEAEGNKYKVTARIKELVPNQQWWYLACNKCKRTTRPNGDSYRCYDSTCIGTDAIPRYKIPFLAIDPEAAAGIEEKTIEMICFGAVADEMVGLTADNLVSLSTDVQGYIPEQIKRMYGARYDFDLSVPRGAVRFGKTTFRIDSFTRIAELEEQATAEVPPPVATTTASEVIKPHAVSVHSSQSDLATRNASTPVKDALDRPALQTPITPALPKEKRPIAVTNTEAGLEDSDCETRSRAMVALEKKMLASRQPSKIRSAMAFLGSGQANAMWTTRAAPRHTLKLSCMPLF
- the LOC120686439 gene encoding uncharacterized protein LOC120686439 isoform X5, producing MYTLPMAERFDAQSLMEMSKSSPVVLLFLGVTSNTFDGHLTLQCSATYMWYVNLELPETALLHQSFGSAVGQAYWIGEEHHNQPQITTVAELSAIENPHEAEGNKYKVTARIKELVPNQQWWYLACNKCKRTTRPNGDSYRCYDSTCIGTDAIPRYKIPFLAIDPEAAAGIEEKTIEMICFGAVADEMVGLTADNLVSLSTDVQGYIPEQIKRMYGARYDFDLSVPRGAVRFGKTTFRIDSFTRIAELEEQATAEVPPPVATTTASEVIKPHAVSVHSSQSDLATRNASTPVKDALDRPALQTPITPALPKEKRPIAVTNTEAGLEDSDCETSMPFEKKPRAARKLSMTVSEDDE